The proteins below are encoded in one region of Pseudomonas putida S13.1.2:
- a CDS encoding addiction module antidote protein gives MTETFSEFDPAAYLTTPEAIAQFMTDALETGDASYVAKAVGVVARAKGMSELAKETGLSREQLYRSFSEHGNPTLKSFLTVMKALGIDMTARPHLAG, from the coding sequence ATGACTGAAACCTTCTCTGAATTCGATCCTGCCGCGTATCTCACTACACCTGAAGCAATCGCGCAGTTCATGACCGATGCACTTGAAACCGGCGATGCCAGCTATGTCGCTAAAGCTGTCGGCGTGGTTGCACGCGCCAAGGGCATGAGCGAACTGGCGAAAGAGACTGGGCTGTCCCGAGAGCAGCTTTACAGGTCATTCAGCGAACATGGCAACCCTACGCTGAAGTCGTTTCTGACCGTGATGAAGGCATTGGGAATAGACATGACGGCGCGGCCTCACCTCGCTGGCTGA